A genomic stretch from Sulfuriferula thiophila includes:
- the tolB gene encoding Tol-Pal system beta propeller repeat protein TolB, translated as MRNIVKFWLPSLSVMLLLPVLAHAAMTIEIIGGAASKLPVAIAPFVGAGDAYRTITDVVAADLARTGELSLVDVADLNPPLTDPADPRFSIVRKRGAEAAVLGQVSVLANGQIEVRFRLMDAVKQTQMAGYSYTTSATQLRMVGHKIADVVYEKLMGVPGIFSTHIAYVIKQGKRYELQVADADGQGVQTVLKSTEPLISPAWSPDGSKLAYVSFEAKKPVIYVQNMMTGTRRILANFKGSNSAPAWSPDGSKLALVLTRDDGSQLYLINADGTGLKRLTFGGGIDTEPDWSPDGQSLLFTSDRGGSPQIYQISVAGGSAKRMTYDGNYNVSPTWAPDGKRFAFVQRSEGRFRIAVQDISSGQIQVLTNTNLDESPSFAANGKMIVYATEINGRGVLSAVSSDGKTQVRLSDRAGDMREPDWGH; from the coding sequence ATGCGAAATATAGTGAAATTCTGGTTGCCAAGTCTGAGTGTGATGCTGTTATTGCCAGTGTTGGCACATGCCGCGATGACCATAGAAATTATCGGTGGTGCAGCCAGTAAATTACCGGTGGCGATTGCGCCATTTGTCGGTGCGGGTGATGCGTATCGTACGATTACGGATGTGGTGGCGGCAGATCTTGCACGTACCGGTGAGCTAAGTCTGGTGGATGTGGCTGATCTTAACCCGCCGTTAACTGATCCGGCTGACCCGCGTTTCAGCATAGTGCGCAAGCGCGGAGCCGAAGCTGCCGTGCTGGGGCAGGTCAGCGTGCTGGCGAATGGGCAGATTGAAGTCCGCTTTCGCCTGATGGACGCAGTGAAACAGACGCAAATGGCAGGTTACAGCTATACCACCAGCGCCACACAGTTACGCATGGTCGGCCATAAAATCGCTGATGTGGTGTATGAGAAGCTGATGGGTGTACCCGGAATATTTTCCACGCATATTGCTTATGTGATCAAACAGGGCAAGCGCTATGAATTGCAAGTCGCTGATGCCGATGGCCAGGGTGTGCAAACCGTACTGAAATCGACTGAGCCATTGATCTCTCCGGCCTGGTCACCTGATGGCAGCAAGCTTGCCTATGTGTCATTTGAGGCCAAAAAGCCAGTGATTTATGTGCAGAACATGATGACAGGGACAAGGCGGATACTGGCCAATTTCAAAGGCAGTAATAGCGCGCCGGCCTGGTCGCCAGATGGCAGCAAGCTGGCATTGGTGCTGACTCGTGATGACGGCTCGCAGCTGTATTTGATCAATGCAGACGGCACCGGATTGAAACGTCTTACCTTTGGCGGTGGTATCGATACCGAGCCGGACTGGAGTCCCGATGGTCAGTCTCTGCTGTTTACTTCAGACCGAGGTGGCAGTCCACAAATTTATCAAATTTCTGTGGCTGGCGGCAGTGCAAAACGGATGACTTATGATGGCAATTATAACGTGTCGCCGACCTGGGCACCGGATGGGAAACGTTTTGCTTTTGTGCAGCGTAGTGAAGGCCGTTTCCGTATTGCAGTGCAGGATATTTCTAGCGGCCAGATACAAGTGCTGACGAATACCAATCTTGATGAATCACCTAGTTTTGCCGCTAACGGCAAAATGATCGTTTACGCCACGGAGATTAATGGCCGTGGCGTATTGTCTGCTGTTTCCTCGGATGGCAAAACGCAGGTGCGTTTATCTGATCGCGCGGGTGATATGCGCGAACCGGATTGGGGGCATTAA
- the tolA gene encoding cell envelope integrity protein TolA: protein MRSESATPGRLPAAVLAILVHVVFFALLVYSINWKTHAPEPVMVELWQPPVATSSRSVPEPKPRIEKQSKPEPVVPNPDIALAEKKRKLAEQKAREAEQLAQQQAEQKIAEQKLAEQKLAEQKLKRQQEQQKQAAQQLAEQKVAQQKIEQQKLEQQKKQAALRQMITQQSQNEFNAESARSLTSSRQAALASKQAAEQSTMRAQYQDKIKAKIRSKIILPDSLQGNPQARFEVSVLPTGDVVHVKLLRPSGQPAYDSAVERAILKASPLPMPPDAALVNEFRDLDLKFAPNEH, encoded by the coding sequence ATGCGGAGTGAATCAGCCACGCCCGGACGTTTACCAGCGGCTGTGTTGGCGATATTGGTGCATGTAGTGTTTTTTGCCTTGCTGGTATACAGCATTAACTGGAAAACGCATGCGCCGGAACCGGTGATGGTGGAGTTATGGCAGCCGCCTGTGGCTACATCTAGCCGGTCCGTTCCGGAGCCAAAACCGCGAATTGAAAAGCAGAGCAAACCCGAGCCGGTAGTGCCGAATCCGGATATTGCACTGGCTGAAAAGAAACGCAAGCTGGCGGAACAGAAAGCACGTGAAGCTGAGCAGTTAGCGCAACAGCAGGCCGAGCAGAAAATAGCTGAGCAGAAACTGGCCGAGCAGAAACTGGCCGAGCAGAAACTGAAGCGACAACAGGAACAGCAGAAGCAGGCCGCGCAGCAACTGGCGGAGCAGAAAGTGGCTCAACAGAAAATTGAGCAGCAGAAGTTAGAGCAGCAAAAGAAACAGGCGGCCTTGCGCCAGATGATTACGCAGCAGTCGCAGAATGAGTTTAATGCGGAATCTGCTCGATCCCTGACCAGCAGTCGCCAGGCTGCGCTGGCAAGCAAGCAGGCTGCAGAACAATCGACTATGCGGGCGCAATATCAGGATAAGATCAAAGCAAAAATCCGCAGCAAAATTATCTTGCCGGATAGCTTGCAAGGTAATCCGCAAGCGCGTTTCGAAGTGTCGGTGTTGCCGACGGGTGATGTGGTGCATGTGAAATTGCTGCGCCCCAGTGGTCAGCCTGCTTATGATAGTGCAGTGGAGCGCGCCATTCTCAAAGCGTCACCGCTGCCGATGCCGCCTGATGCAGCATTGGTCAACGAGTTCAGAGATCTGGACTTGAAATTTGCACCTAATGAACATTAA